CAAGGCATAATTGGAGGAACGCCTTGTCGAACCGTGAGGCGCAAAGCAGTCTACCCGTTCACAAGGGCAAGTTCCTGCTCGCGGTAGCGGCTGCCGGTGACCTTTGCCGGAGCGAGCGCCTCGCCGATCTGTTTAAGCTCGTCGTCTAACAAGGTGATACCTGCTGCCGCAGCATTCTCTTCCAAATGCTTAAGCTTGCGCGCGCCGGGTATCGGTACGATGAAGTCCCCCTGATGCAGCACCCAGGCCAGTGCAAGTTGCGCCGCCGTCACGCCTTTTGCCTGCGCCAAGGCCTTCAATGTTGCGATAAGGGCGGCGTTCGCAGCCATGGCGTCAGCTTGAAAGCGTGGCAGGTTCTTGCGCCAATCATCGGAAGCAAGCTCATCGGGCTTATTGATTGCGCCGGTCAAGAGACCGCGACCGAGAGGACTGTAGGGGACGAAGCCGATGCCAAGTTCGCGGCAGACAGCCAAGACCTCCTCCTCCGGATCGCGGCTCCACAGCGAGTATTCGCTCTGCACCGCCGAAATCGGGTGCACATTATGCGCCCGCCTTATAGTGGCAGCGCTTGCTTCCGAAAGGCCGAGCGCTTTCACCTTGCCTTGCCTGACGAGGTCCGCCATGGCTCCAACAGTTTCCTCAATCGGCACGTTGGGATCGACGCGGTGCTGGTAGAAAAGGTCGATCTGCTCGATTCCGAGCCGCCGGAGAGAGCCTTCGGCTACGGCCTTCACGTGTTCCGGACGACTGTCGACCCCGACCATCCGCGACATGCCTTCGCCCTTATCGGCGATCTTGAAGCCGAACTTGGTTGCGATCACGACGCGATGCCGGTGCGCCTTCAAGGTCTTTCCGACCAGAACCTCATTATCGAAGGGACCGTAAACCTCTGCGGTATCGAAGAAAGTTATGCCGATCTCGACCGCGCGGTGCAGCGTGCGAATAGCGTCTGCCTCATCCTGACCGCCGTAGGCGAAAGTCATGCCCATACATCCAAGGCCTACCGCCGAGACGTCCAGTTCGCTTCCGAGCTTCCGTTTTTTCATCACCTGATCTCCTTTTGTGATGAAGGGAGGATAGGACATGGTAGGTCGTTCGTTAATTCGCCTGGAAATTCACACGCTGTTCTATAGAATAGAACAATGGACAGAAGTCGCCTACCTCAACTTGCAATCTTCGCGACCGTGGCTGGCTGCGGCGGATTTCGCGGCGCGGCCAAGGAATTGGAGATAGCGCCTTCTGCTGTAAGCCACGCCGTATCGAGCCTGGAGATTACTCTGGGAGTTCGGCTCTTTTCTCGAACGACCCGTAGCATCGCGCTAACGGAAGAGGGCGCACTGCTTCTCAAGCGGCTAAAGCCGGCGCTGGGCGAGATTGACCTGGCGCTCGATGCGGTAAAGGAAATGGGTAATCGTGTAGCCGGCAATCTTCGCCTCAGCGTGCCGCCCTTTGCGGCGCATTGGCTTCTGGCGCCACGTCTTGCGGCTTTCAGCAGGGCTTATCCGGGGGTCGTACTGGAAGTCCGGGTCGAGGAGCCCTTCAACGACATTGTCGCTGCAGGCCTCGATGGCGGCATGCGGCTCGGCGAGAGCCTGGAGCCGGACATGATCGCCGTGAGAATGAGCGCTCCCATACGGGCAAGCATCGTTGCTTCACCCTCCTATTTTGGGCAAAGGACCGTGCCGGTCCATCCGCGTCAGCTAGTGGATCACGCGTGCATCCGACGGCGATTTGCCAGCGGACAGGTTTATAGATGGGAATTTGAAAAGGATGGCGAAGAGCTCGTCCTTGATGTCGACGGCCCGCTTATTCTAGGCGACGATCGGCTGGTGCTAGAGGCCGCGCTCGACGGCGCTGGTGTCGCGTTCCTGTTAGAGAACATGGCGAGGGCCGCCATTGAAGAAGGGCGGCTGTACCAGATCCTTGCCGATTGGTGCGCGCCGTTTCCCGGTGTCTACCTTTATTACCCAAGCCGGCGCCAGATGCGGCCCGCACTGCGTGCCTTCATCGAGTTCTTCAAGTATTCGGGCTGACAGGTCATGCACGTTGCAATCGTGCTTCGAGGGTCGTTCTGACTGCAAAAATGGAAGAGCCTTCAGCCCGGCGGGATATTATCAATTCTCGACAAGGACTGCTCCTATCGATTGCATCTGAGACAACGGCATGAGTGAGTTTGCTTCGCGTTTGAACTCAAGCACATCCCCGACGACCCAGAAGCAAACCATGGGTAAGGGTCGCGTGACGGTCTGCCTTGACCGGGATTGGCTTGGCCACAAAAAAGGCCCTGCTGGGGCGGGGGGTGCGGACGGTTGCAGGGCCAGGTTGCCAGAATATATACTGGCTGAACGCGCCTCTTTGACCGATATGTTTTTTGAGACAGTATGCGCGAGCCAGAAGAGTAGCATATTTGCCGCGAAAAGAAGCTTGTCCCAAAGGCTTAAGTGGACTGGGTAAGCGCTGATGGACGCGACCGTCCGCTAGGAAACCTGATTGACGCGCCAAACGGTCATTTGGGTGCATGATGTCTGAACGGGATTGTCGTTCGGTAGCGGCGGGATGCGGCGCGGAGCCATTCCGGCTGCACAGCACCGCATCACGTCGCGGATTGATGGTTCGAGCGAATTCGGCGGGTGTCATCCCGCCGTGCCCATTTGGCCTAATGGTGCCGGACGGGCATTCTGATTAACGGGTCGCAAGCAACTCCCGAAGCTGGTGGGGTTTATCGACGCCGAACTCGAACCACATCACCAATTCCCGCGCGGCCTCTTGGGCCTCTAAGTTTAAAATGTCGTAGTGGTGGCTTTCGCACCATTCCTTGAGCAAACCATCTAGCATACTCAGGTCATTTGAAGACAAAGCGCGTTTCTTCAAGGCCACTTTGTGTGACATTCTATTTCCTCCCAAAAATAGTACTTTTTCTAGCTGCTGACCCAGCGAGTATGACTTTAGTCGAATGTTTCTTTCTCGAAAATACTCTTGCGCAAACTTTAACGCATTGAGGATGTAACTGCCTGTTTGGGCGCAGGAATTTTTATCGAGTCGGCACGACGGCTCGAGGGAACTGATGCCGCCAAGCCCGTCCTCGAAGGCGCCGCTCCGGCTTTACATTCCTTTACATTTACCCGGAACGCGCGACACGTTGCTCTGTTAGCTTTCCTCCATTGCAGCAGGCGCTGCGGAGTGAAAGGAGATTAACTATGGAAAACGAGGACAAGAACTTGGCGAGCCCGACGTCCGGCGAACCAGCCTCGAAAGGATGGGGGCGCCGCACCGCGATCGGCAGCCTAGCAGCCGTCGCTATTGTCGGCGCGGCCGGGTTTGCGGCCGCGCGAAGCGACGGTTTCGGTTTCGGCATGGGCGGCCACATGATGCACGCACATATGGGAGGTAGCGGCTTTATGGAACACCGGATCGGCTCCGTGCTTGACGAAATCGATGCGACGTCCGAGCAGGAAGACAAGCTTTGGGAGATCATCGACAAGGCGCGCGATGAGATCGGGCCGACTTTCCGGGACGTCCGCGAGACGCGTGAGCAGGTTATTGAGCTCCTCGGCGCCCCGACCGTCGACCGTGCCGCTGCCGAAAAGCTCCGCAGTGAGCGCATCGCGGCCATCGACGAGGCCTCGCGCAAGATGACCACTGCGCTCCTCGATGCCGCCGCAGTTTTGACGCCGGAGCAGCGGGCCAAGCTCGTTGAGCATTTGAAGGAGCGCAGGGGCCACGGCCGATGGTAGGGCGAGGCGGCTCCTGCAATGTACATGCAGCGTTCCAAAGTGCTACAGCGACCTCTGCGCGTCTGACGCGCGGCGCTGTAGGCGACTGAACGGAGCGCAGGAGATGGCGGAACGGGTCTTGATTGTTGACGAC
This Rhizobium sullae DNA region includes the following protein-coding sequences:
- a CDS encoding Spy/CpxP family protein refolding chaperone; the protein is MENEDKNLASPTSGEPASKGWGRRTAIGSLAAVAIVGAAGFAAARSDGFGFGMGGHMMHAHMGGSGFMEHRIGSVLDEIDATSEQEDKLWEIIDKARDEIGPTFRDVRETREQVIELLGAPTVDRAAAEKLRSERIAAIDEASRKMTTALLDAAAVLTPEQRAKLVEHLKERRGHGRW
- a CDS encoding aldo/keto reductase, which encodes MKKRKLGSELDVSAVGLGCMGMTFAYGGQDEADAIRTLHRAVEIGITFFDTAEVYGPFDNEVLVGKTLKAHRHRVVIATKFGFKIADKGEGMSRMVGVDSRPEHVKAVAEGSLRRLGIEQIDLFYQHRVDPNVPIEETVGAMADLVRQGKVKALGLSEASAATIRRAHNVHPISAVQSEYSLWSRDPEEEVLAVCRELGIGFVPYSPLGRGLLTGAINKPDELASDDWRKNLPRFQADAMAANAALIATLKALAQAKGVTAAQLALAWVLHQGDFIVPIPGARKLKHLEENAAAAGITLLDDELKQIGEALAPAKVTGSRYREQELALVNG
- a CDS encoding LysR family transcriptional regulator — encoded protein: MDRSRLPQLAIFATVAGCGGFRGAAKELEIAPSAVSHAVSSLEITLGVRLFSRTTRSIALTEEGALLLKRLKPALGEIDLALDAVKEMGNRVAGNLRLSVPPFAAHWLLAPRLAAFSRAYPGVVLEVRVEEPFNDIVAAGLDGGMRLGESLEPDMIAVRMSAPIRASIVASPSYFGQRTVPVHPRQLVDHACIRRRFASGQVYRWEFEKDGEELVLDVDGPLILGDDRLVLEAALDGAGVAFLLENMARAAIEEGRLYQILADWCAPFPGVYLYYPSRRQMRPALRAFIEFFKYSG